In the genome of Dunckerocampus dactyliophorus isolate RoL2022-P2 chromosome 6, RoL_Ddac_1.1, whole genome shotgun sequence, one region contains:
- the mxd4 gene encoding max dimerization protein 4 — protein sequence MELNSLLILLEAAEYLERRDREAEHGYASVLPYSSDFSRKKTKSSPINRKSHNNRSSHNELEKHRRAKLRLYLEQLKKLVPLGPDSTRHTTLSLLKRAKMHIKKLEEQDRKALNMKEQLQREHRYLKRRLEQLSVSGTVERIRTDSMGSTISTDSEQEVDIEGMEFTPGEADSVDSISDPEVEEEEEEDHYSLQSSSSDTSYTASHSHRLQPHHC from the exons ATGGAACTTAACTCGCTTTTAATTCTGCTGGAGGCTGCAGAATACTTGGAGAGAAGAGACAGAG AGGCAGAGCACGGTTATGCCTCAGTTTTACCCTACAGTAGCGACTTCTCCAGGAAGAAGACGAAATCCTCTCCAATAAACAGAAAAAGTCACAACAATAG ATCGTCACATAATGAGCTGGAGAAACACAG ACGTGCCAAACTACGGCTGTACTTGGAGCAGCTGAAGAAGCTGGTGCCTTTGGGTCCAGACAGCACTAGACACACCACATTGAGCTTGCTGAAAAGGGCCAAGATGCACATCAAG AAACTGGAGGAGCAAGACAGAAAGGCTTTAAACATGAAGGAGCAGCTGCAAAGAGAGCACCGCTACCTCAAACGCCGCCTCGAGCAGCTTTCGGTGTCAGGAACTGTGGAACGCATCCGCACCGACAGCATGGGCTCCACCATCTCCACCGACTCTGAGCAAG AGGTGGATATCGAAGGTATGGAATTTACCCCTGGCGAGGCAGACAGCGTGGACAGCATCAGCGACCCCGAggtagaagaggaggaggaggaggaccacTACAGCCTCCAAAGCAGCTCCAGCGACACCAGTTACACAGCCTCACATTCCCACAGATTGCAGCCACACCACTGTTAG